A part of Deltaproteobacteria bacterium genomic DNA contains:
- a CDS encoding NTP transferase domain-containing protein produces the protein MIKKALVIAAGSGSRLSQGENDIPKPLRKVAGLPLIKRIILSAKKAGITEFIVVVGYQKEKIIQALSREDLGGRPGLGVKIEFIENPEWQKSNGISVLAAREAIRENFVLLMSDHIFDPRTLERLRDVRLGANGAVLAVDSNLGSVFDMDDATKVLVEKDQVIAIDKKLSQYNAVDTGMFLATPDLFEALEEVKKEGDCSLSDGIRLLASRSRMGAFDIGDAYWQDVDTPTSLKQAEKILFNTCRKPTDGFISRHFNRHISLFISRLLIKTNLSANHVTGLTALVGILAGVFVARGDYWNVLLGAFLFKLSSILDGCDGEISKLKFSSSRLGQWLDTLSDNLTYVCFIIGVVMGVARLGNPHIALMGSLTVFGVGMTILTAFVYLVRNSNSGSLLVIQRDFNKFEGGPLKKFFSRVQFMIKRDFFALLFFVMAVFGKLEWILWTSLVGSNIAWMVFLNSYLGLFKPTVVVKESPDPASR, from the coding sequence ATGATTAAAAAAGCGCTTGTCATTGCCGCCGGGAGTGGGAGCCGGCTGTCTCAAGGGGAAAACGACATCCCCAAGCCGTTGAGAAAGGTGGCGGGGTTGCCTCTTATCAAGCGAATTATCCTGTCGGCAAAAAAGGCGGGGATTACGGAGTTTATCGTCGTTGTCGGCTATCAAAAGGAAAAAATCATCCAGGCCCTCTCCCGTGAAGATTTAGGGGGCCGACCCGGCCTGGGGGTGAAAATTGAATTTATCGAGAACCCGGAATGGCAAAAATCAAACGGCATCTCGGTTCTGGCGGCCCGAGAAGCGATCCGTGAAAATTTTGTTCTCCTGATGTCCGACCATATCTTCGATCCCCGGACGCTCGAGCGTCTGCGGGATGTGCGTCTTGGGGCCAACGGCGCTGTGCTGGCGGTTGACTCCAACCTCGGCTCCGTCTTCGACATGGATGACGCCACCAAGGTGCTGGTGGAAAAGGACCAGGTGATTGCCATTGACAAGAAGCTTTCCCAATACAACGCCGTCGATACCGGCATGTTTCTGGCGACTCCCGACCTGTTTGAGGCGCTGGAAGAGGTGAAAAAAGAGGGGGATTGCTCCCTCTCCGACGGCATCCGACTGCTCGCCTCCCGTAGTCGGATGGGGGCCTTCGATATCGGGGATGCGTATTGGCAGGATGTCGATACCCCCACCTCCCTCAAACAGGCCGAAAAAATCCTCTTCAACACCTGCCGAAAGCCGACCGACGGCTTTATCTCGCGCCATTTCAACCGGCACATCTCCCTTTTTATCTCACGTCTCCTGATCAAAACCAATCTTTCGGCCAACCATGTAACCGGCTTGACCGCCCTGGTGGGAATCCTCGCGGGGGTTTTTGTGGCGCGGGGAGACTACTGGAATGTTTTGCTCGGGGCGTTTTTGTTCAAACTTTCCTCCATCCTCGACGGTTGCGACGGCGAGATTTCGAAGTTGAAGTTCTCCTCGTCAAGGCTTGGCCAGTGGCTCGATACCCTTTCGGACAACTTGACCTATGTCTGTTTCATCATCGGTGTCGTTATGGGGGTGGCGCGGCTCGGGAACCCGCATATCGCGCTGATGGGGAGCCTGACTGTTTTTGGCGTCGGGATGACGATCCTCACGGCGTTTGTCTATCTTGTCCGCAACAGCAACTCCGGGAGTTTGCTGGTGATCCAGAGGGATTTCAACAAATTTGAAGGAGGCCCTCTGAAGAAATTCTTTTCCCGTGTTCAGTTCATGATCAAGCGCGATTTTTTTGCCCTTCTGTTTTTTGTCATGGCCGTTTTTGGAAAACTGGAGTGGATTTTGTGGACCTCCCTTGTCGGTTCGAATATCGCCTGGATGGTTTTTCTCAACAGCTATTTGGGGTTGTTTAAGCCGACCGTTGTTGTGAAAGAATCACCCGATCCCGCTTCACGGTAA